The Festucalex cinctus isolate MCC-2025b chromosome 6, RoL_Fcin_1.0, whole genome shotgun sequence genomic sequence CCATGCCGTTTGTCTTTGCTTTTGCTGTCACATCATCTGGACTGTTTCCACAATCACGGCGAGGAAATTTCTCAAGTGAAGCGTTCTGGAATACGGAGAAGAGATGTTACTTTAACTTCACTGCCCATATTTAACTATAAGTAAAACACGATCCATGGTGCAGAGATGGTACTGGTGATGGGGAGACATGCACTCTCCCATTATTGGTTATATGAAGATTTCATGAGGGTTATGGTCATCTGCAAAGTAGTTACACCAAGCACTAGAATTCTTATTTTACAAAGTTTTGTTTATAGAGCTCAaagaatagatttttttatgcaaaatttTGTATTCTTCAATCAACAGTAGTTCATTTTTAGGCAACATGGGTGAGCTCACCAATTTTCTCTCTGTAGACCTGATGACAGCTTGCATGTGTAATACCCACATCTTGAAGCACAAGAGAGAAACATGGTTGGAAGATAAGTtaaccaaactgaaaaattaacaattttcatcatttattacagcagacccactttttttttttttttttttaatagcaaacTGACCATTTCCAAGGTAATGAAAAACTGAACCTCACTTTCTGTTTCCTTGCCCGAGGGGTTATAGTCAGTTATATTGTTTTAATGATCGTAAAGTTGCAAAAATATGGCATTAAGACAAGCTTATTGTGTTCTATAGATCTGATGAGTTTGTCTGGGCAGCAACTCAACTTGTTGAAGCCTCAAATTAAATTATAATGTGGCCATTACAAGACGAAGACAAAGATTTGACCATGGTCATTACCACTGTAAGAGTACAAAGGATTCTCCCGATGGCCATTAGGTAAGCTAACCACAATCAAACACCGTCTAATATAATATTAACACTAATTTAAATGAAGTTGGGACATTGTGTAAAACGTAACTAAAAATTTATCAATGTTGCATGTACGCTTAAAAAAGACGTGGTACTTACTGTTCAAGCTATCGAGCTGTTCGCATTTCCTGATTAATCTAAGGCTTCAGTTTTCTCTCAAACAACATTTCCAGAAATTTATAGTTGACAAAAgatgatgaaaaagaaaaaatattctcTCGCTTTCCATGTTAATGTCATGAATTTTATTGACTATAAATGCCTCTTTGCTGTgctttatttcttatttatttgaaCAACTCTTGTCCTTGCAGTGTTTGTTCATTCTTGGctcttaatttattttactcttCATGTTTTGTGTGCAGCATTCTCTACATTAActttgaaattaattaaaaatgattgacatttttatgttgtcagtttttttgtgttcagCAAGCTTTCCAATGGTACAAACCTTTTGAAAATACAAGGATTAAGATAGAACAAAGGAAGAACATTTCTACTTTCCTTCTATTTATTAGTGAATGAGGTCCATTAGCATTTGTAATAAAAGTGACACTGTCGCTTTTTGAATACTGCATGTGTGTGACAGGACTGCAATGGCAGGTCGTGAAATTCCTCCAGTCAAAACCCGTCTaaagaaagatgaaaacaacagagggagacagaacggAAGCCTGATGGCTTGCCTTTCAGCGCCCCGTGTTTCTTTCGGGTCCAACAGTTTGCTGTTGAAGGGGTTGAAAGGCAGATCACACCCTTCGCTCTTCGCAGGACACATAGACTCACATTCACATCGTCAATGAGTGGGATTTGAAATCGGGCCAATGGACCACTACACCAACTCCtgtttaataaatgaaaatgtctcATTAAAGCTGTCAGTCAGTCACTGGAGTGGAAAGTTATTTAGCGACTCATTTAAGATGTGGAGAGTTAATAACTCCCACACTGCTGGAGGCGGCTTTTAATAAACATGTTCATTAAGGGAGATAATTAATTTTGTATCTCAAAGTTTTAAGATTCTCCTTTTCATTGAAattattgaatatttaatatgaatgaaaCGGACTGCAGCCTAGACATATGTAAAATGAAGCACAAATTACCACGAGTGTCCTTCATCTGAATGTAGGTGTTGGTTATACTATTTACATGGTCAAAGTTTGTTCGCAACATGGCCACAAGTCAGCACAAAGAAAACCTAATtgatattattaattattattattaatccccCAATGTCCTTCATCTTTCTtcgaatagttaaaaaaaaaaaagacactggaCAAGAGATGTTCCGGTCTGCTGGTCTTACTCTGTGGTCCTGTCTCTTCTCGATGCTCCATTCTCGCAGATCTCTCCAGTGTTGAGGAAAACATGCATCAGGTGACTGCAGGCTGCCCCCCTTCTTTGCCATGAGGTTCCTTCTATTAACCGTACTTCTCGTTAATGACTGCAAGAGAaaacgcagaaaaaaaaacaggcttaaCACGGCAGCCTTGGCCACTGAGCTGCTCACAGAAGTGTCAAACACGCCATCCTGTGTGTTACTTGATTCTCGAACTGGATCTCTTCCGTGTATCTCCCAGGTGTCGGCTTACACCACACCACATCCCCACAATAATCACTCCAA encodes the following:
- the LOC144020685 gene encoding uncharacterized protein LOC144020685 isoform X2, which gives rise to MCTSARLRCDVMRSLTRSTVNRRNLMAKKGGSLQSPDACFPQHWRDLREWSIEKRQDHRMWVLHMQAVIRSTERKLNASLEKFPRRDCGNSPDDVTAKAKTNGMDRICAGRPIGGG
- the LOC144020685 gene encoding uncharacterized protein LOC144020685 isoform X1 encodes the protein MLPLPSFCGWTVVDCRGHVHHRHGSIHFGSPAAPAFHQQSQNSLTRSTVNRRNLMAKKGGSLQSPDACFPQHWRDLREWSIEKRQDHRMWVLHMQAVIRSTERKLNASLEKFPRRDCGNSPDDVTAKAKTNGMDRICAGRPIGGG